Within the Arthrobacter sp. V1I7 genome, the region CTGTCGCGGATGCCGGGCACCCTGCGTACCGGCAGCCGCGGCTGTTGCACCATTGAGGACTCCCGCGATGCCTGGCGCGCCTGCGATGTGCTCGGCATCCCGTATTACGTCTGGGACTTCTCTGAACGTTTCAAGGAGGACGTGGTCCAGGACTTCATCGACGAGTACGCCGCCGGACGCACCCCCAACCCCTGCATGCGCTGCAACGAACGGATCAAGTTCGCCGCGCTGCTGGAGAAGGCGATAGCGCTGGGCTTTGATGCCGTCTGCACCGGGCACTACGCCAAGGTGATCACCGACGCGGAAGGCAACCCGGAGCTGCACCGGGCCGCCGACTGGGCAAAGGACCAGAGCTATGTCCTCGGCGTGCTGACCCACGAGCAGCTCAAGCACTCCATGTTCCCGCTGGCTGAGACGCCGTCGAAGGCGGAGGTGCGCGCCGAAGCCGAGCGCCGGGGCCTCTCCGTTGCCCACAAGCCGGACAGCCACGACATCTGCTTTATCCCCGACGGCGACACCGCCGGCTGGCTGGCGGAGAAGATCGAAATGACCACCGGTGACATCGTGGATGAATCCGGCGCGAAGGTCGGCGAGCACCCGGGCGCCAACGCGTTCACGGTGGGCCAGCGCCGCGGCCTGAAGCTGGGCACTCCGGCGGCCGATGGCAAGCCGCGGTTTGTCCTGGAAATCCGGCCGAAGGAAAACAAGGTGGTTGTCGGGCCGGAGGCCCTCCTGGCCATCGACGAAATCCGCGGCATCAAGGTGTCCTGGGCAGGGCTGCCGATTGCCGAAGTCGCCACCGGCGGGGAATTCGACTGCTATGCCCAGGTCCGCGCCCACGGTGACCCCGTGCCCGCGACCGCCCGGATGGAAGCCGCCGGCGGAGCCGGTGCCGGCGATCCCGGAGTCCTCGTGGTCACCCTGACGGAACCGCTGCGCGGCGTCGCGCCCGGCCAGACGGTGGTCCTCTACCAGGGCAGCCGCGTGC harbors:
- the mnmA gene encoding tRNA 2-thiouridine(34) synthase MnmA, translating into MRVLAAMSGGVDSAVAAARAVDAGHDVVGVHLALSRMPGTLRTGSRGCCTIEDSRDAWRACDVLGIPYYVWDFSERFKEDVVQDFIDEYAAGRTPNPCMRCNERIKFAALLEKAIALGFDAVCTGHYAKVITDAEGNPELHRAADWAKDQSYVLGVLTHEQLKHSMFPLAETPSKAEVRAEAERRGLSVAHKPDSHDICFIPDGDTAGWLAEKIEMTTGDIVDESGAKVGEHPGANAFTVGQRRGLKLGTPAADGKPRFVLEIRPKENKVVVGPEALLAIDEIRGIKVSWAGLPIAEVATGGEFDCYAQVRAHGDPVPATARMEAAGGAGAGDPGVLVVTLTEPLRGVAPGQTVVLYQGSRVLGQATIDAARSLQREAL